The following proteins are encoded in a genomic region of Cryptomeria japonica chromosome 11, Sugi_1.0, whole genome shotgun sequence:
- the LOC131037644 gene encoding putative UPF0481 protein At3g02645 has translation MAIPKVGAPQWLEQIKKTQKHGEEQGIVSRAHPYIFTVPEPLRIERPEAYIPQVVSLGPYHHLKLELYDSERYKSKLTIQVEKKAKQGTFEDLVEDLISIGGEIRNSYNDQIECGDEVLGWMMARDAVFILEFIGCYDQYESPRIQQTNPYFQNIEAVFHPQRKSPLFFPLQADIFKLENQIPLFILKKVLEWQTGSESQALNRLKMTISSACKNFSPFMHVGDSYRSFTRESYNDLLDERHILECLYNFIVPKTNPIQTSFPIGDDHNGIVPRSTAFKFLHQMTSKFRGLLSPKSRKNDINLPAAAELHRKGVKFSPFTWASEEIRFDRASSTLFLPCIEMDYRTDVFLRNMVALEAFMKWKTRVFTCYVDLMDRLVDTPSDVAVLKKYGIIYSSLGCNKEISILLNGIRRSIWRSPYDPIDNTINAVNDYYRSRYVVLCGEVLQEHFSKPWQAASVIAACTLLLLTFLQTLFTYLQLH, from the coding sequence ATGGCAATTCCTAAAGTAGGGGCTCCTCAATGGCTGGAACAAATAAAGAAGACACAAAAGCATGGAGAAGAACAAGGAATAGTATCTCGTGCGCATCCATATATCTTCACTGTACCAGAGCCCCTGCGTATTGAAAGGCCAGAAGCTTATATCCCACAGGTAGTTTCTCTTGGACCTTACCACCATCTTAAGCTTGAATTGTATGATTCTGAAAGATATAAATCTAAGCTTACCATCCAAGTTGAGAAAAAAGCAAAGCAAGGGACTTTTGAGGATTTGGTTGAAGATCTAATTAGTATTGGAGGGGAGATAAGGAACAGCTATAATGATCAAATTGAGTGTGGCGATGAAGTATTAGGGTGGATGATGGCTCGAGATGCTGTGTTTATTCTGGAGTTTATTGGCTGTTACGACCAATATGAAAGCCCTAGAATTCAACAGACAAACCCTTATTTTCAGAACATTGAAGCTGTTTTTCATCCACAAAGGAAGAGCCCTTTGTTCTTCCCACTTCAGGCCGATATATTTAAGCTGGAGAACCAAATCCCACTTTTCATTTTGAAAAAAGTTTTGGAATGGCAGACTGGCTCAGAGAGTCAAGCTTTAAACAGGCTTAAAATGACTATTTCAAGTGCCTGTAAAAATTTCTCCCCTTTCATGCATGTTGGAGATTCTTATCGTTCTTTTACACGAGAATCCTACAATGATTTGCTTGATGAGAGGCACATACTGGAATGCCTTTATAATTTCATCGTGCCGAAGACAAATCCTATTCAGACTAGTTTCCCCATTGGAGATGATCATAATGGAATTGTACCCAGGAGCACTGCTTTTAAGTTTCTTCATCAGATGACATCAAAATTTAGGGGGCTTTTGTCTCCCAAATCCCGTAAAAATGACATAAATCTACCTGCAGCAGCAGAATTACACAGGAAAGGGGTGAAATTCTCTCCTTTCACATGGGCATCCGAAGAGATAAGGTTTGATAGAGCCAGCTCTACTCTGTTCCTCCCTTGTATAGAGATGGACTACAGAACAGATGTGTTCTTGAGGAATATGGTGGCACTGGAAGCATTCATGAAGTGGAAAACTAGAGTGTTTACTTGCTATGTAGATCTGATGGACAGATTGGTCGACACTCCAAGTGATGTTGCAGTCCTGAAGAAATATGGTATCATCTATAGTAGTTTAGGATGTAATAAAGAGATAAGCATTCTGTTGAATGGCATCCGCAGATCAATATGGAGGAGCCCATATGATCCTATCGACAATACAATCAACGCTGTAAATGATTATTACAGAAGTAGGTATGTAGTTTTATGTGGTGAAGTCCTACAGGAACATTTCTCAAAGCCATGGCAAGCTGCATCAGTGATAGCTGCATGCACTCTGCTGCTCCTGACTTTTTTGCAGACATTATTCACATATCTTCAACTTCACTAA